Within the Thermosynechococcus sichuanensis E542 genome, the region GCTAAAGTTGGCAAGCAGACTGGCAATCGTAAAATGCATCGGCAACTCGGTGAAGGGAGGGCAACAGTGGATGTAGCGTTGTTGGCGTCAAGTATCCAAACTGTAGCTTATCACAGTTGCAGGAGTCTCTTAGGGGATCCCCAATCTGTCCTATAATTAGGGCGCGTTGATTCTGGGCACGAAACATCCTAGATTTGAGGAATGGCGATCGCCCGCATCAATTACTCTTCTCAATCGTTGTCCATCCAGTTAAGGCATCTATGAATCAAACTGAAATTCTCGAAAAAGTAAAAGCCATTGTTGCCGATCAACTCAGTGTTGATGCAGAAAAAGTTGTGCCCGAAGCGAGTTTTGCTGAGGATCTCAACGCTGACTCCCTTGACTCCGTGGAGTTGATCATGGCCCTTGAGGAAGCGTTTGGTGTGGATATTCCCGATGAAGAGGCCGAGAAACTGAAGACCGTCCAAGATGTCCTTGACTTTATCAACAAGAAGGTAGCTGCATAGATCCATGGCAAAGGCGCACCAAAAACGGGTCGTTGTCACAGGGATGGGGGCGATTACCCCCCTCGGCAACACCCTTGCGGAGTATTGGGAAGGGTTAATGGCCGGTCGCAACGGCATTGATTACATCACGGCTTTTGATGCCAGTCATCATGACTGCCGCATTGCGGGTGAGGTGCGTGGCTTTGATCCCACCCTCTACATGGATCGCAAAGATGCCAAGCGCATGGATCGCTTTGCTCAATTTGCCGTGGCTGCCAGTAAGCAAGCCCTTGCGGATGCCCAATTGACGATTGACGAGGGCAATGCCACTGACATTGGCATCATTATTGGTACAGGTGTGGGCGGCATCAAGGTGATGGAGGATCAGCAGGAGGTCTATCTCACCAAGGGGCCCGCTCGCTGTAGTCCCTTTATGATCCCAATGATGATTGCCAACATGGCCGCTGGACTCACCGCCATTCACACCGGTGCCAAAGGTCCCAATTCCTGTGCGGTGACCGCCTGTGCAGCGGGTTCCAATGCCATTGGCGATGCCTTCCGCATGGTGCAGCACGGTTATGCCAAGGCGATGATCTGTGGCGGCACTGAGGCGGCGATTACTCCCCTATCGGTGGCGGGTTTTGCGGCAGCCCGTGCCCTCTCCACCCGCAATGATGATCCCCACCATGCCAGCCGTCCCTTTGACCTCAACCGCGATGGCTTTGTCCTTGGGGAAGGGGCCGGCATCTTGATCCTTGAAGAATTGGAATTTGCCCTTGCGCGGGGAGCACGCATCTATGCAGAAATGGTCGGCTATGGCTTGACCTGTGATGCCTACCACATGACGGCTCCCTCACCGGGGGGAGAAGGGGCTGCCCGTGCCATTGAAGCCTGCCTCAAGGATGGGGAGATTGCTCCCGATCAGGTGAGCTATATCAATGCTCACGGTACGAGTACCCCCGCCAACGACAGTACGGAAACCGCTGCCATTAAACGTGCCCTTGGCGAGGAAAATGCCCGTCGCGTTCCCGTGAGTTCGACAAAATCCATGACGGGGCACCTGTTGGGGGGGTCAGGGGGTATTGAGGCGATCGCGACGGTGATGGCGGTTGCCCACGATCGCATCCCCCCTACAATTAACTTGGAGCAACCGGATCCTGCCTGCGATCTGGACTATGTTCCCCATCAGAGCCGGGCTTGTCCGGTGACGGTGGCTCTGTCCAATTCCTTTGGCTTTGGTGGGCACAACGTGACGTTGGCCTTCCGCAAATTTACTCCCGAGCGTTAACTGTCTGCTGCAAACCCAACTAGAGAGAGAAAGCAATGCCTGCGGTTACTCAGTCCCTTGATGAACTCTGTATTAATGCGATTCGTTTCCTAGCGATCGATGCGGTGCAAAAGGCCAACTCCGGCCACCCCGGCCTACCAATGGGGGCAGCACCCATGGCCTATGTGCTGTGGAACCAGTTCATGCGGTTTAACCCCAAAAATCCGCAGTGGTTCAATCGCGATCGCTTTGTCCTCTCAGCCGGTCATGGCTGTATGTTGCAGTATGCCCTGCTCTACCTCACGGGCTACGACAGCGTCACCATCGAGGACATCAAACAGTTTCGTCAATGGGGATCGCGCACACCCGGTCACCCCGAAAACTTTGAAACTCCCGGTGTGGAAGTGACCACAGGCCCTCTCGGCCAAGGGATTTGTAACGCCGTCGGCTTAGCAGTTGCCGAAGCCCATCTAGCGGCTCGCTTCAATAAGCCCGATGTCAAACTAGTGGATCACTACACCTATGTCATCCTTGGTGATGGCTGCAATATGGAGGGCATCTCTGGGGAAGCCTGCTCCCTCGCCGGTCACTGGGGTTTGGGGAAACTCATTGCCCTCTACGACGATAATCACATTTCCATTGACGGTTCCACCGATATTGCCTTTACCGAGGATGTCTGTAAGCGTTTTGAGGCCTATGGTTGGCACGTGCAGCACGTGGCCGATGGCAATACGGATCTTGCGGGCATTGCCAAAGCGATTGAAGCGGCCAAAGCCGTAACCGATAAACCTTCGCTGATTAAAGTCACCACCACGATTGGCTACGGCTCCCCTAATAAAGCCAATACCGCTGGCGTGCACGGTGCTGCTCTTGGCCTGGAGGAAGTCAAGCTCACCCGCGAAAACCTTGGCTGGAACTATGAGCCTTTTGTTGTGCCGGAGGATGTCCTTAACCACTTCCGCAAAGCGGTGGAGCGCGGTGCTCGCTATGAAGCGGAGTGGAATCAGACCCTAGCCACCTATCGCCAAAAGTATCCTGAGGAGGCTGCCGAATTTGAACGGCTGCTGCGGGGTGAGTTGCCCGCCAACTGGGATGCCAATCTGCCGAGCTACACTCCCGAAGACAAGGCCGTGGCCACCCGCAAGCATTCAGAGATTTGCCTGAACGCGATCGCCCCCAACCTGCCGGAACTCATTGGCGGTTCTGCCGACTTGACCCACTCCAACCTCACCGAACTCAAGTGCTCCGGCGACTTCCAAAAAGGCCAGTACCAAAATCGCAACATTCGCTTTGGCGTGCGCGAACACGGCATGGCCGCTATCTGCAATGGCATTGCTCTCCACAATTCCGGCTTGATTCCCTACTGCGCTACCTTCTTGGTCTTTGCCGATTACCTGCGGCCTGCCCTGCGCCTCTCAGCACTCTCCCAAGCGGGGGTGATCTATGTGATGACCCACGACTCCATTGCCCTTGGCGAAGATGGCCCCACGCACCAACCCGTGGAAACCTTGGCCTCACTACGCGCCATTCCCAACCTACTGGTGATCCGTCCTGCCGATGGCAATGAAACTTCGGGTGCCTACCAAGTGGCCGTCCAACGGCGCAAACAGCCCACCCTACTGGCTCTGACCCGCCAAAATGTGCCCAACTTAGCCGGTAGTTCTGCGGCCAATGTCGCCAAAGGTGCCTATACCCTGGTGGATTGCGAAGGTACCCCCGACTTGATTCTGATTGGCACCGGTTCAGAAGTCTCCCTCTGTGTTAAGGCCGCTGAAGTCCTGACTGCCAATGGCAAGAAGGTGCGCGTCGTGTCCATGCCCTCTTGGGAACTCTTTGAGGAGCAGTCCCCTGAGTACAAAGCCAGTGTGCTGCCGGCGGGGGTAAAACGCCTTGCGGTGGAGGCAGCGACGAGTTTTGGTTGGTGCCGCTATGCTGATGCCACGGTGTCGATCGAGCGCTTTGGTGCCTCGGCGCCGGGAAATGTCTGCATGGAGAAATTTGGCTTCACGGTGGACAATGTGGTGGCCAAGGCCAATGCCCTTCTTGGCTAGGTTGCCGGTGGTACGCTTTTAGACCGAAAATATCAATGGATGCTCAGGGTGGGGGGTATAACTCTCTGCCCTGTTTTGCTTCTTTTGAGAACGCCCTATGCCACGTCGTCGGAAACAATTTCCCTGCGGTCACCAAGGCTATGGTCAGGTTTGCCACTACTGTGCTCAGTTGGCTCAAGCAAAAGTTTTAGAGGCAGCAGAACGGGAACAGGCACGACTGGCACAGGAACAAGCCCGCTTGGCACGGCAGGAATGGGAGGCCACCTTTGCCAGCGATGTGGTCGATCTACAGGGATTGCCGAGGTGGATTGTCCTCAAAGCCCGCCAAGTGATTGCGGAGATTCTTGCTGGTGCCGACTATCGCCGGTTCAAGGGCAAGCGCTTGCATCACGATCGCCGAGTGATTAGTATTCCTCTGAGTTATGACTATCGCCTCATTTGCTACGACACGGGCGATCGCATCGAACCCCGCAGCGTGCTCTCCCACGAAGACTACAATGTCAAAAAACCCCTTGCCTAATCCCATGACGGTAAACACTGATCACCCGTGGTATGCAGCGGCACAACTCATGCAACCGGCGCTGATTCGCCTCCTCGATCATCTGCGGCGATCGCTAGAAACCTCCCCGTGGCAGGGCAGCTATGAAACCGTTGAGATTTCCTGGGGTGAAGCCGAACCACAAATTCTGTACTGGCTGCATTTACGTCAGGGCGATCGCCAAGAGCGGGTGAACCTATGGGAGCTGTGCTACCAAATTTGTTTTCAACAGTACACCCCAGAATTAGACTACAGCGGCATCCATGACTTTCAGGTGGGGGAAGTGCAAGCTGACCTCAGTCTCTTTGATCCTGCTGGGGAGGTGGACTGGCACAAGCTCGATCAGAAGGCAGCACAGGTGGTGGCAGCGCTATTTGCTGGCTTAGATTCCCCTCAATTTTAGGTTTTTAGAGAAAAATTGACCAAGGCTGTCACAGAGTTTGACCCACGACGACCCGCTGCATGGTATGCTCCAATGCCATAGGGAATCTTTTACCGAAGCAGCATGGGTTCAAATTATCAAAACCAGCAAAACAGTAATGAGCAGCCTTGGGAGGAGGAAGACTGCGAGGAGGAGATGGAGCAGCTCCGCCTTTACGATGATGAGGGTCGCTTCCTCGACTGCTACATCGAGTTTCGTTTGAATGTGCAAGGGGAAACCTATGCGCTGCTGCGGCCAGTGGACTACCCCGTAGAAATTTTTGCGGTCGTGGCCGAAAACGACGAGGAAGAAACCCTAGTACCCCTAGAGGAGCAGGAAATTGATGCGGTCTTTGATACAGCCCGTGCCATCCTTGCAGAACAAAACCTCACCCTCAAGCGCACAGCATTGACCCTCACCGTAGCGGGTGAACTGCCGGATCTCGATGAAGATGACATTCTCACGGTGGAGGTGGAAGCTGATGATGACATTGAGGAGTATCAACCCCTCGGCAGTAGCTTCTTTTGCGGTACACGGGAATACAGCGTTTATACGCCCCTGAGTCCCACCCTTTATGTGGCTCGCCTTGTGCCCGGTCAAGAACCTGAACTCCTCTCTCCCCAAGACTTTCAGCACCTGCAACCCCTCTTGGAGCAGCATTTGGTGAGCCATCTCATTGAAGAGGAGGACTGGGAAGACTAGACCCTACAGATTCTTAGGGTTTGCAGCGTAGGATCGACAGCCCCCACGATTTCTGCCCCCAGCTCTTGGAGGGTTTGCAAGGTTTCAATCACTGATTCAGTAATCCGTTCGCCAGCAATCACTGTGGGAATTCCCGGTGGGTAGGGGGAGATGGTCTCAGCGCTGATCTCATTTAAGGCCGCCTTTAGGGGAACCGATGCCTGTGGGCAAAAGTAGGCATCCCGTGGTGAGAGGGCGGGTTCTTGGAGGGCAGGGATGGGCGAGATGGCCAGTGGCGGCAGCGGGGCGTTGTGAGAGTATTCAGTGTAAACACTTTTCAGGCGATCGCCCAAAATTGCGAGCATGGTCTGGCTGGTACCGAGGCCAAGGCAAAAGGTGAGCGATCGCCCGCTGGGAAATTCAGCAATGATCTGCGGTTGCAACAACTCATCTAGGGCAAACCCCGTCAGACCGATCGGCCAAGTCCCTAGGGTCAATCGCAGCGGATCCTGAGGGATGCCTGTGGCCTGCCATTGTGGCAAAGGCCATTCAGAGGTCTTGATCCACTGGAGAAGTCGCGCGTAGATTTGCTCCCCCTGCTCAGCCATCTGAACCCCTGCCCGCTCAAGGGCGGCGAGAAACCAATAGCTGGGACTGGTGGTTTGTACCAAGTTCAGGGCTTGACTCAGGCGCTCAGGGGACACCCGCTCCCCCTTCAGATGCAGCACTGCCGTTTGGGTTAACGTTCCGAGGGTTTTGTGCCAGGACTGCACCACCACATCCGCACCGGCGGCCAAAGCAGCCACGGGAAAGGCGGGATGATAGGCAAAATGACTGCCGTGGGCTTCATCAACAATGAGGGGCAAACCGTGGTCATGGACGCATTGGGCAATCTCTACCAAAGGTGAGCAGAGGCCTTCATAGGTGGGACTGACAACTACAACCGCCTTGGCATCGGGGTAGGCGGCCAAGCCGGCGGCAACCGCATCACGGGTAACGGGCAACGGCAGCCCCCACTGCGAATCAACAGTCACCCCCAAATAGACGGGCTTCGCCCCCGTTAACACCAGTCCCGCAATCACGGAGCGGTGAACATTGCGACCCACGAGAACGCGATCGCCCGAACCGACGGTGGCTAAAAGTGCCGCTAAAAGACCACTGGTGGCACCATTCACCAGAAACCAAGCGCGATCGCTCCCTGCCGTCGCCGCTACCGTCACCTGTGCCTCTGCCAGCACCCCTGTCGGCTGAGCCAAATGATCAAGGCCGGGCAACTCACTCAAATCTTGAGCCAAGGCGGTTCCCCAGAGGGCACGCAACAGCGGCTCCATGCCTCGACCCCGTTGATGGCCGGGCGTGTGTAAGGGAATCGTGTGGTTTTGGGCTAAAAGAGCAGCAAGGAGGGAAGTCGTCAACTACAATTTAGTATAAAGCTCTAAGTAATTATACGGGTCTAGGGATGTCTATACCGCAAGACGATCGGTTGGAGTATTCACTGCTGTCGGAGCGTGAGCTACAGGTGTTGGAGCTTGTGGCGGCGGGGTTAACCAACCAAGACATTGCCGCCAAACTAGACATCAGCAAGCGCACGGTAGATAACCACATTAGTAATATTCTCATGAAAACAAAATCAGAAAATCGAGTGGCACTGGTGCGCTGGGCTTTAGCGTGGGGTAAAGTTTGCTTGAATGATGTCAATTGTTGTGCACTGCCCACCCCCCCTACCCAATCTAATGAGTGAACGTGTGTACTACAACCCCCGAATGCCACTGGCCGTCTATCGTGAGCTGGCTGCTCACTTGCAGTTACTCGATGGGGTTTCTGTGCGGCTGTTGCCCCAAACCTGTTCCCACTTTGACTACGGATTGAGTCAAATCGCAGGCATTGCCGTGGCTGTGCCCCCCACCCTTGACCGAGATGCCCAAGCACGATGTGAAGAGATTCTGGAACACTACGGCCTTCAGCACGGTGGCTGGCAATGTTAAGGACAGACATCCCTAGAGCGTTGCTCCTGAATTTAGATTGCCATGGATGCTGAAGAGCTTCTCGCTCGCTATGCCAAGGGCGAAACCAATTTTCAAAGCGTGAATTTGGCGGGCGTCAGTCTTGTGGGTGCTGATTTGATTGGCATTGATCTGCGCGGTGCCAGTTTACAGGGGGTACATTTCCAATTTTGTCACTTTGGTCGTGCTGACTTTAGCTATGCCCTGCTGACCGGCGCACGGTTAGAGGGATGCAACTTTACCCAAGCAGTTTTTAACGATAGTCATTTTCGCGATGCCCAATGTCATGGTTGCGTGTTCGATCGCGCCAATTTACAGGGAGCTGATCTCACGTTAGCGGTTTTTCGCGACTGTAACTTCCTCAGTAGTGACTTGCGCCAGGTGAATTTAAGCCATACGGTTTTGGCTGGCTCTTGTCTGCGCAGTGCCAACTTTCGCAAAGAGAACTATCAGGAGGGAGCCAGTTTGGTGGGTGCGGATCTGCGCCAAGTGGATCTTCAGGGAACGAATCTAGCAGGGGCAGATTTATCACGGGTGAACCTCAAGGGAGCCAATCTCAAGGAGGCGAACCTCAACGGTGTCAACCTCGCCCAAGCCAATTTGGAAAATACCAATCTTCAGGGGGCGATTCTCACCCGCGCCATTCTCTACGAGGCCAATCTGGTGGGCAGCAACTTACGGCAGTCACGGCTGGCCCAAGCAGACCTGCGGGGAGCGATTCTCAATCAAGCCGATTTCAGTCAAGCGATTCTCTCGGAGGCGCGGCTCGATGCTGCCCAAGCTCAAGGGGTGAACTTGCGGGAAGCGGTTTTGAATAAGGCGGATTTGCGGCGCACAGATTTAACAGGGGCTGATTTGCAGGAAGCTCGCCTGATTGATGCCTACCTCGCCCGCACGAATCTCAAGGGCGCCAATTTGCGTCAAGCTAACCTGATGCGCGCCGATCTCAGTAGTGCCCTGTTGCTGGAGGCTTGCTTGGAGGAGGCACTGATGCCCGATGGCAGTGTTTTTATCTAGGGCACTTGCTATAGTACAACAGAGGCACAGTTTCCCTGAAGAACATGGCAGAGTTTGCAGCGGCACTGGCACCAGAGCTAACCATTCAGTGGGTGAATGCGATCGCCAGCGTTCCCCAAGATCAGTGGGATGCCCTTGCTCTGCCCCTAGAGACGCCTTTTTTTGAATGGGAGTGGCTGCATCAAATTGAAGCCTCCGGCAGTGCAACGCCGCAAACTGGTTGGCTGCCCCATCATTTGCTGGTTTGGCGCGATCGCCAAGGTCAGCGGGAACTGGTCGCGGCCGCTCCCCTCTATGTCAAAGGCCACAGTCAAGGGGAATTTGTCTTTGATCACCAGTGGGTAGATTTGGCGGTGCGGTTGGGTATTCGCTACTATCCGAAGCTGCTGGGGATGGCGCCCTTTACGCCGGCGGTGGGCTATCGCTTTCTTATGGCCGAGGGGGTGGATGTGGCCATGATGACGAAGGTGATGCTCCACGAAATTGATCGCCTCTGTCAGCGTCACCGTTTTTCCAGTTGCCACTT harbors:
- a CDS encoding DUF7682 family zinc-binding protein, with product MPRRRKQFPCGHQGYGQVCHYCAQLAQAKVLEAAEREQARLAQEQARLARQEWEATFASDVVDLQGLPRWIVLKARQVIAEILAGADYRRFKGKRLHHDRRVISIPLSYDYRLICYDTGDRIEPRSVLSHEDYNVKKPLA
- a CDS encoding helix-turn-helix domain-containing protein produces the protein MSIPQDDRLEYSLLSERELQVLELVAAGLTNQDIAAKLDISKRTVDNHISNILMKTKSENRVALVRWALAWGKVCLNDVNCCALPTPPTQSNE
- a CDS encoding aminotransferase class I/II-fold pyridoxal phosphate-dependent enzyme; the protein is MTTSLLAALLAQNHTIPLHTPGHQRGRGMEPLLRALWGTALAQDLSELPGLDHLAQPTGVLAEAQVTVAATAGSDRAWFLVNGATSGLLAALLATVGSGDRVLVGRNVHRSVIAGLVLTGAKPVYLGVTVDSQWGLPLPVTRDAVAAGLAAYPDAKAVVVVSPTYEGLCSPLVEIAQCVHDHGLPLIVDEAHGSHFAYHPAFPVAALAAGADVVVQSWHKTLGTLTQTAVLHLKGERVSPERLSQALNLVQTTSPSYWFLAALERAGVQMAEQGEQIYARLLQWIKTSEWPLPQWQATGIPQDPLRLTLGTWPIGLTGFALDELLQPQIIAEFPSGRSLTFCLGLGTSQTMLAILGDRLKSVYTEYSHNAPLPPLAISPIPALQEPALSPRDAYFCPQASVPLKAALNEISAETISPYPPGIPTVIAGERITESVIETLQTLQELGAEIVGAVDPTLQTLRICRV
- the acpP gene encoding acyl carrier protein; amino-acid sequence: MNQTEILEKVKAIVADQLSVDAEKVVPEASFAEDLNADSLDSVELIMALEEAFGVDIPDEEAEKLKTVQDVLDFINKKVAA
- the fabF gene encoding beta-ketoacyl-ACP synthase II, with the protein product MAKAHQKRVVVTGMGAITPLGNTLAEYWEGLMAGRNGIDYITAFDASHHDCRIAGEVRGFDPTLYMDRKDAKRMDRFAQFAVAASKQALADAQLTIDEGNATDIGIIIGTGVGGIKVMEDQQEVYLTKGPARCSPFMIPMMIANMAAGLTAIHTGAKGPNSCAVTACAAGSNAIGDAFRMVQHGYAKAMICGGTEAAITPLSVAGFAAARALSTRNDDPHHASRPFDLNRDGFVLGEGAGILILEELEFALARGARIYAEMVGYGLTCDAYHMTAPSPGGEGAARAIEACLKDGEIAPDQVSYINAHGTSTPANDSTETAAIKRALGEENARRVPVSSTKSMTGHLLGGSGGIEAIATVMAVAHDRIPPTINLEQPDPACDLDYVPHQSRACPVTVALSNSFGFGGHNVTLAFRKFTPER
- a CDS encoding pentapeptide repeat-containing protein, with the translated sequence MDAEELLARYAKGETNFQSVNLAGVSLVGADLIGIDLRGASLQGVHFQFCHFGRADFSYALLTGARLEGCNFTQAVFNDSHFRDAQCHGCVFDRANLQGADLTLAVFRDCNFLSSDLRQVNLSHTVLAGSCLRSANFRKENYQEGASLVGADLRQVDLQGTNLAGADLSRVNLKGANLKEANLNGVNLAQANLENTNLQGAILTRAILYEANLVGSNLRQSRLAQADLRGAILNQADFSQAILSEARLDAAQAQGVNLREAVLNKADLRRTDLTGADLQEARLIDAYLARTNLKGANLRQANLMRADLSSALLLEACLEEALMPDGSVFI
- a CDS encoding DUF3727 domain-containing protein, yielding MEQLRLYDDEGRFLDCYIEFRLNVQGETYALLRPVDYPVEIFAVVAENDEEETLVPLEEQEIDAVFDTARAILAEQNLTLKRTALTLTVAGELPDLDEDDILTVEVEADDDIEEYQPLGSSFFCGTREYSVYTPLSPTLYVARLVPGQEPELLSPQDFQHLQPLLEQHLVSHLIEEEDWED
- the tkt gene encoding transketolase, translating into MPAVTQSLDELCINAIRFLAIDAVQKANSGHPGLPMGAAPMAYVLWNQFMRFNPKNPQWFNRDRFVLSAGHGCMLQYALLYLTGYDSVTIEDIKQFRQWGSRTPGHPENFETPGVEVTTGPLGQGICNAVGLAVAEAHLAARFNKPDVKLVDHYTYVILGDGCNMEGISGEACSLAGHWGLGKLIALYDDNHISIDGSTDIAFTEDVCKRFEAYGWHVQHVADGNTDLAGIAKAIEAAKAVTDKPSLIKVTTTIGYGSPNKANTAGVHGAALGLEEVKLTRENLGWNYEPFVVPEDVLNHFRKAVERGARYEAEWNQTLATYRQKYPEEAAEFERLLRGELPANWDANLPSYTPEDKAVATRKHSEICLNAIAPNLPELIGGSADLTHSNLTELKCSGDFQKGQYQNRNIRFGVREHGMAAICNGIALHNSGLIPYCATFLVFADYLRPALRLSALSQAGVIYVMTHDSIALGEDGPTHQPVETLASLRAIPNLLVIRPADGNETSGAYQVAVQRRKQPTLLALTRQNVPNLAGSSAANVAKGAYTLVDCEGTPDLILIGTGSEVSLCVKAAEVLTANGKKVRVVSMPSWELFEEQSPEYKASVLPAGVKRLAVEAATSFGWCRYADATVSIERFGASAPGNVCMEKFGFTVDNVVAKANALLG